From Arachis stenosperma cultivar V10309 chromosome 2, arast.V10309.gnm1.PFL2, whole genome shotgun sequence, one genomic window encodes:
- the LOC130963361 gene encoding uncharacterized mitochondrial protein AtMg00810-like, with protein MDGTVLDNHTLYRQLVGGLVYLTITRPDIAYPVLAYSNADWAGDPTDRRSTIGYCLFLSDALISWRAKKQTFTARSSTEAEYRALANTTVEVISIRWLFENLGAPQSSPIDVFCDNRRAI; from the exons ATGGATGGCACTGTATTGGATAATCATACTCTCTATCGACAGCTAGTTGGAGGACTCGTCTACTTAACTATCACCCGACCAGACATCGCCTATCCAGTTCTT GCATACTCCAATGCTGATTGGGCTGGTGATCCCACTGATCGTCGTTCTACTATTGGTTACTGTTTGTTTCTTAGCGATGCTCTCATTTCTTGGCGTGCTAAGAAGCAAACGTTCACTGCTAGATCGAGCACAGAAGCTGAGTACCGTGCCCTCGCTAACACTACTGTTGAGGTTATATCGATTCGTTggcttttcgaaaatttgggtGCTCCTCAGTCGTCCCCTATTGATGTTTTTTGTGACAACCGCAGGGCTATTTAG
- the LOC130962280 gene encoding transcription factor SCREAM2-like: MSSRGRKKAAMQRMLQQLRTATNSSAMNKASIIVDATKYMEELKQKVEGINSELGTVGSSSSTSQDELPMVIVETLERGFLINVFSERNCPGMLVAILEAFEELGLDVLDARVSCEDNFQLEAVGGEGQDQKESIDAQVVKQAVLQAINNMN, translated from the exons ATGTCTTCAAGGGGGAGAAAAAAAGCAGCTATGCAACGCATGTTGCAACAGCTTCGAACCGCCACAAATTCCAGTGCT ATGAACAAAGCCTCTATTATCGTTGATGCCACCAAATACATGGAAGAGTTGAAGCAAAAAGTGGAGGGAATTAACTCAGAGCTAGGAACCGTTGGATCTTCATCATCAACCTCCCAAGATGAATTACCAATG gtCATAGTAGAAACCCTAGAAAGGGGTTTTCTTATTAATGTGTTTTCAGAAAGGAATTGCCCCGGTATGCTTGTGGCAATACTTGAGGCCTTTGAAGAACTGGGTCTTGATGTTCTTGACGCTAGGGTTTCTTGTGAAGACAATTTTCAGCTTGAAGCTGTGGGAGGAGAA GGTCAAGATCAGAAGGAGAGCATCGATGCGCAAGTGGTAAAGCAAGCAGTGTTGCAAGCAATCAATAACATGAATTAA